Within the Rosa rugosa chromosome 2, drRosRugo1.1, whole genome shotgun sequence genome, the region GGTTCCGAAATTGGCTATAACCAATCCATAACAAACCATCCTATTGGACTTACATAGAAGAGGGCCAAGAGGCCCATGTTATTGGTTTGTGAGCATCTTAACAGCGTGTAATTCTGTAAATGAGTTGGGCTGAAGCGAATATCAAGGTGATCGAGTTTGGTTTAGTGACTTTGAGCCGGGTTTGAACTTAAATAATTTTTTCCGAGCTCCAGCGTGGctctttgatttttattttattttttaagttcGAGCTCAGTTGAAATTGaccaaaatttaaaattctGCAACTTGGAGCCACAACATTCGAACAAGGCCAAGAACAGGAGGGGGAAAAAAATTTGCCAAAGTGGTTTTACCTAATAATGTAAATAATTTTGCTTGAAAAATGAGAGGGATTTTGTGTGTTtctaaatttttgaaattcttcacATTGGTGACGAGGATAACGTATAATCTCATGAGAAGCAAAGCTTAGCTTTGCAGCGGCTTTTGAGCTTTGGGGAGTTTCCTCATTCATGCTGATCTTCAGTTATTGTAATGGCGAATTTATAGTGCAACTTGTGAGAGTAGTTATGTCAATTGTATATAACTACCGCATACAATTCAACCGTAGTTTTGTCGAATTGTAGTTCTCTCCGTAGTGTAAACTTGAGAATGGAAAGCATTGAACAGAAAGCTGTAGCAACAAACAAGTCGCTCATTGCAAAGTAGAACAAACCCATCATCAATTCAATGCTGCCTTGGGTTCAAAATAAAAGCTTTCAGCTGCGTCTAGTTTCCTAAATCATTCGGGATAATATATGGGGCAATAAGCTAGAATGACTCTAGGAGTCTAGGACAACCATAAGATGCAGCAGCACTAgctaacaccaacaatagtgcCTCATGCAACATAGTTTTGGCTCCTCAAGCAGGGACGGAGCTACTCAAGGGCCTGAGGGGGCCATGGCACCCCTTAACTTTTTGACTGCATATGTAATTGTTGCTTGCAATCTAGTTGACTTGAGTTTCTACACACACAATTATTAATATTGGCACCCCCTAGTTCTCCACGTGATTAGCTTCACATGAAAATATAATATATCTCACCTATCTTTTGATTGGTTAGTTTGGAGTAATAGTAAATAATAAAGACTTTTTGGATTTTAGAAGCAGAACCATGAGTAAAATAATATTTGGAGCATGCTTGTTGCACCTTGGTATTTGGAGAAACGCCTCCTTACAGCACGCCTGTTTAATCTGATCAAATCAATTATACAATTATacaatattttaatatttttttaatatattttttctcaTCCATCTTGTATTGGCCCCCCTTAGTTGTGATCTCTGGCTCCGTCCCTGTCCTCAAGTACAAATAAAAACACAGAAAACAAATCGAGCGAAATATAAAGGCTTGACGCTCAATTTTACATCAAAGGTGGAGAATCCAAATTACAAAACAGTTAAAAGCATAAAAACCAACCAGCATTTGAATGACAGTCCCCAGCAAtcactcttcattttttttctgcCTTGTAGTTTTTCCAGGCCTCAAGTCCTCATGCCCCGAGATTCACCATAATCATTCAGGTACCGAAACTAAAGTTTCACCATATAAAGTGATGTAAAAACTACTATACTTAAACCCGAGCAACACTTCAGGCAAATATCGACCGCTTGGCAAACTAGGCCTAAACCCGAGCAACTCTTCAGGCAAATATCGACCGCTGCAGACTGGCTTCTCTTCTTTACGGCATTCAATCCAGACCAACTCATTACTTTCAAATAGTTCAATCACAACTGTACCGCCTTCTGTAATAAAACACAGATCCCAACCACAATTTAATGAAGTGAACACATCTGGTAAATCGTCTTCTCTAAATCCGAAGAGTTTAACCCAAGATTCAGGCACCGCATACTAAGCCCATCATCTGCCTTTAACCACATACAAAGGCATCCTCCTGATGAAAGAACCCTTACGTATGTCTCATCTTTTGGGAACCAAACAGGCAATGTCATTTCACGGAACTCCTCCTCTGCCAAATCAAAAGCATACATACTCGCTGGGTCTGAAACTCCACTGCGGTAGTTAATCCAATGGATTGCTTCATTTAAAAGAGTCCCCACCTCGTGACCGCAGTCTGGTGATGACAAGTGAGGAGCTTCAATAACTTTCCAAGAGTTGGCCCTCAGTGAAAAGATATAGACATGAAAATGTGTGCTATCGCCCGGTATTACAAAAACAAGCTTGTAGTCATCTGTGGACGAGACATAACCAAAACCAGAAATTACAAAGTCTAGACGCTGTCTTTCTCCGTTTTCGTCCATGTAGTCAGGCATCCTTGGACTAGGTATTTTGCGGACAAATCCTGTTGATGGATTACAGATAGACAAGGCTACCAAACCAGTTATATAGGAGTCACCTAGAAGAACCAAGCCATTGCACGTGGTCCTTACTAGCTGCTCACATTCCACTGATGGGAAGCTGAGGCGTATAACTGAACCCTTGAAACTATGTTCCCATGATTGAAATTGAGGGGACTCACAAACAAATATGGGGTGGATTCTTTGGCTGAGGTTTCCCTGCTGTAATGCTAGTTGGAGGTGGGATTTGGCGAATTGAGGATCGGAAATGATGATAAAACGCCACCGTTTTGACACACAAGTGAACCGGATCAGTGTTTTGACCGGCAACCGGCACAGAATTTTCACTACAATATCTTCAGGGAGATCGAAGCCCTCCTCCTTCTTCAACATTGACAAGACCTAGAATGTGTGAAGAGATTCAGTGAGTGGATTAAATCAACTTAATATAGTATGCAAGtaattgttttcttcttctttaatatCACTGATCAAATAACAAACAGAAGTACACAACAAGCAGTATTCAAAATTTTGTTCCACAATATGCATTCTCAACTCGTACATCCATCAAAGGCTTGAAAGTTTAAACATAAGAAATGCTAAATAACTCACAAAAGTACATTCATGTTTgattgttctaaagacttaagGTATCATGGAGGACCAAAAAGGACTGTAAACCATGAAACACAAGTTAATTCTTCAAATAGAAAGAGGGGTATGGATTATGATCAAAACCCTTGCTTTTGCAAGATTAAAACAGAAAGCAAATCCGTAAAGCCAGCTTCAATTCACATTAGGAATTCTAAACGTGTATTGGTGATCAAATGAAACAAATCAACTCATCGAAGCTACTGCTACTAGCTTTTACCACTACGTACAACTCAAAAGGCTATGCAACAAGCTTGATGGAGGTCTATTTAAGAGAAACTTAAAAGAGTAGATCAGGACCACATTATATTTTCAGGTCCTATTTTGCAGTTCATGTAGGATAGGAATAGGATTgaagaaataagaaaagaaacaaagaataGCTTTGTATGTAAACATGAAATGGACGTTTAAGACAGAACGATGGATCGGAAAATGTTTCTCATTGTTACCCTAAATGGCTGACTAAGGAGAAAACGGAAAATCTGAGAGAGGAGATgaataaactaaaaaaaaaaaaaaaaaaaaacaaacaaaccaacCTGAGACGATGAAGATGATTTGTTCCGGTTCTTAACACCAGCTATTTGACTTGAACCCAAGGCACTTGACTTAGTTGACTTCAGAATCCTCTTCATTTTCGGGTTTAGGGACAAGCTGACTGCTGACATGTTAGGAATTTGACCTAAAATTCCTCTTGCGGAAGCAGACAAGTGCAGCAATATAGATAAACGATCGAGAAAAACAAACACGAACTtgttaacgaggttcagcaaagaactttgcctacgtccccgagctgcttgggtttcactatagaagaagaagaatacacgAACAAGAATACAAGAGTCTCTCACAAGTTCTCACCAACTCTCAAGACCTCACTTGCTCTCACAGATTCAAAGACTTGATCTACTACTACAATCTATGCCCCTATTT harbors:
- the LOC133730250 gene encoding F-box/kelch-repeat protein At3g06240-like gives rise to the protein MEEVSELLRQHELTGRELLSLFIIWYRNISYCLSLNPKMKRILKSTKSSALGSSQIAGVKNRNKSSSSSQVLSMLKKEEGFDLPEDIVVKILCRLPVKTLIRFTCVSKRWRFIIISDPQFAKSHLQLALQQGNLSQRIHPIFVCESPQFQSWEHSFKGSVIRLSFPSVECEQLVRTTCNGLVLLGDSYITGLVALSICNPSTGFVRKIPSPRMPDYMDENGERQRLDFVISGFGYVSSTDDYKLVFVIPGDSTHFHVYIFSLRANSWKVIEAPHLSSPDCGHEVGTLLNEAIHWINYRSGVSDPASMYAFDLAEEEFREMTLPVWFPKDETYVRVLSSGGCLCMWLKADDGLSMRCLNLGLNSSDLEKTIYQMCSLH